The Impatiens glandulifera chromosome 3, dImpGla2.1, whole genome shotgun sequence genome contains a region encoding:
- the LOC124932798 gene encoding phenylcoumaran benzylic ether reductase Betv6-like: MADKNKSKILIIGGTGNIGKFVVEASMRAGHPTFSLVRPSTVSDPVKAKLVESFKESGVTVIVGDVYDHQVLVKAIKQVDVVVSTVGSTYKLVDQNKIIDAIKEAGNIKRFFPSEFGMDVDRVRAVEPAKSMFESKAKIRRAIEASGIPYTFVVSYCSFGFFLPNLAQLGLTAPPRDKLTIFGHGNVKVVFNSEDDIGTYIIKSVDDPRTLNKILYINPPNNIYTFNELVSLWENKIHKKLEKTYVPEDQLLKLIEESRWPLNIQLGIAHSLFVKGDQTYFEIEPSFGVEASQLYPDVNYTTVDEFLTPFV, translated from the exons atGGCGGATAAGAATAAGAGTAAGATTCTGATAATCGGAGGAACCGGGAACATCGGCAAGTTTGTGGTGGAGGCTAGCATGAGGGCCGGCCACCCAACCTTCTCTTTGGTAAGACCGAGCACAGTTTCCGATCCAGTTAAGGCCAAGCTCGTGGAGAGCTTCAAAGAATCAGGCGTTACCGTAATTGTT ggTGATGTGTACGATCACCAAGTGTTGGTGAAAGCGATAAAGCAAGTGGATGTTGTTGTATCTACTGTGGGTTCGACCTACAAGTTGGTGGATCAGAACAAAATCATCGACGCCATCAAAGAAGCCGGAAACATTAAG AGGTTCTTCCCTTCGGAGTTTGGAATGGATGTTGATCGCGTGCGGGCTGTTGAGCCAGCGAAAAGCATGTTCGAAAGCAAGGCTAAAATCCGTCGAGCAATTGAAGCGTCGGGAATTCCATATACGTTTGTGGTTAGCTATTGCAGCTTCGGCTTCTTCCTCCCAAACTTAGCCCAGCTAGGACTCACCGCTCCACCAAGAGATAAACTCACCATTTTTGGCCACGGAAATGTCAAAG TTGTATTCAACTCTGAGGATGATATTGGGACATACATAATAAAAAGTGTGGATGATCCAAGAACATTGAATAAGATTCTTTACATTAATCCACCTAACAACATATACACATTCAATGAGCTTGTTTCCCTATGGGAAAATAAGATACACAAGAAACTCGAGAAAACCTACGTTCCTGAAGATCAACTGCTCAAGCTTATAGAAGAGTCTCGGTGGCCACTCAACATCCAATTGGGCATAGCCCACTCGTTATTTGTGAAAGGAGATCAGACCTATTTTGAGATCGAGCCTTCATTTGGTGTTGAGGCTTCCCAACTTTATCCCGATGTTAACTACACAACTGTTGATGAATTCCTAACCCCCTTTGTTTAA
- the LOC124932797 gene encoding eugenol synthase 1-like: protein MADKNKSKILIIGGTGNIGKFVVEASVKAGHPTFILVRESTTVSDPVKAKLVESFKDSGVTVIVGEVYDHPVLVKAIKQVDVVISTVGSTYHLVDQNKIIDAIKEAGNIKRFFPSEFGMDVDRVRAVEPAKSMFESKAKIRRAIEASGIPYTIVVGNCSSGFFLPNIAQLGLTAPPRDKLTIFGHGNVKVVFNSEADIGAYTIKSVDDPRTLNKILYIKPPNNIFTFNELVSLWENKIHKKLEKTYVPEDQLLKLIEESPWPLNIKLGIGHSLFVKGDQTYFEIEPSFGVEASQLYPDVNYTTVDEFLTPFV, encoded by the exons atGGCGGATAAGAATAAGAGTAAGATTCTGATCATCGGAGGAACAGGGAACATCGGCAAGTTTGTGGTGGAGGCTAGCGTCAAGGCCGGCCACCCCACCTTCATTTTGGTAAGAGAGTCGACCACCGTTTCCGATCCCGTTAAGGCCAAACTCGTGGAAAGCTTCAAAGACTCAGGCGTTACCGTAATTGTT GGCGAGGTGTACGATCACCCAGTGTTGGTGAAAGCGATAAAGCAAGTGGATGTTGTTATATCCACTGTGGGTTCGACGTATCATTTGGTGGATCAGAACAAAATCATCGACGCCATCAAAGAAGCCGGAAACATTaag AGGTTCTTCCCTTCGGAGTTTGGAATGGATGTCGATCGCGTGCGGGCTGTTGAGCCAGCTAAAAGCATGTTCGAAAGCAAGGCTAAAATCCGTCGAGCAATTGAAGCGTCGGGAATTCCATATACGATTGTGGTAGGCAATTGCAGCTCCGGCTTCTTCCTCCCAAACATAGCACAGCTAGGACTCACCGCCCCACCAAGAGATAAACTCACCATTTTTGGCCACGGAAATGTCAAAG TTGTATTCAACTCTGAGGCAGATATTGGGGCGTACACAATAAAAAGTGTGGATGATCCAAGAACATTGAATAAGATTCTTTACATTAAGCCACCTAACAACATATTCACATTCAATGAGCTTGTTTCCCTATGGGAAAATAAGATACACAAGAAACTCGAGAAAACCTACGTTCCTGAAGATCAACTACTCAAGCTTATAGAAGAGTCTCCCTGGCCACTCAACATCAAACTGGGCATAGGCCACTCGTTATTTGTGAAAGGAGATCAGACCTATTTTGAGATCGAGCCTTCATTTGGTGTTGAGGCTTCCCAACTTTATCCAGATGTCAACTACACAACTGTTGATGAATTCCTAACCCCCTTTGTTTAA
- the LOC124932796 gene encoding glucose-1-phosphate adenylyltransferase large subunit 1-like — translation MDFFCVSLRANVQVCAGGDAGFWGERVRQSLKNRVGLDARLWKRKADYSKSENSRHFTAFSLLTPDVEIETKTLMDTATFDNPIVDPKNIASIILGGGAGTRLFPLTGRRAKPAVPIGGCYRLIDVPMSNCINSGIKKIFILTQFNSFSLNRHIARTYNFGNGLNFGDGFVEVLAATQTPGEAGKKWFQGTADAVRQFTWVFENAKNKNVEHIVILSGDHLYRMNYMGFVQKHIDTNADITVSCVPMDDSRASDYGLMKIDDKGRIIQFAEKPKGPALKEMKVDTSILGLSEEDAAQFPYIASMGVYVFKTDVLLKLLRLSYPSSNDFGSEIIPSAVKNHNVQAYLFNDYWEDIGTIRSFFDANLALTEQPPKFDFSDPKTPFFTSPRYLPPTKMEKCKIVGAIISHGCFLHECYIEHSIVGVRSRLDTGVELKDTMMLGADFYQTESEIAAMLAEGKVPIGVGRNTKIRNCIIDKNAKIGKDVIIENKDGVEEADRPEEGFYIRSGLTVILKNATIKDGTII, via the exons ATGGATTTCTTCTGCGTTTCCCTGAGAGCCAATGTGCAAGTCTGTGCAGGAGGGGATGCTGGATTCTGGGGAGAGAGGGTTCGCCAGAGCCTCAAGAACAGGGTGGGTCTTGATGCTCGTCTGTGGAAGCGGAAGGCTGATTACAGCAAATCGGAAAATTCTAGACATTTTACTGCTTTTTCTCTCCTCACACCCGATGTTGAAATAGAAACCAAG ACACTGATGGATACTGCTACGTTTGATAATCCGATAGTAGATCCCAAGAATATTGCTTCGATTATCCTAGGCGGCGGCGCCGGTACGCGCCTATTTCCCCTCACCGGAAGAAGGGCAAAACCAGCT GTTCCGATCGGGGGTTGTTATAGGCTCATTGATGTACCCATGAGTAATTGCATCAACAGTGGCATTAAGAAGATATTCATCCTCACTCAGTTCAATTCCTTTTCACTCAACCGGCACATTGCTCGCACTTATAACTTTGGTAACGGATTGAATTTCGGGGATGGCTTTGTGGAG GTTCTGGCAGCCACTCAAACCCCGGGGGAAGCAGGAAAGAAGTGGTTTCAAGGAACAGCAGATGCTGTCCGACAATTCACATGGGTATTTGAG AACGCAAAGAACAAGAATGTGGAGCATATTGTTATTCTGTCGGGAGATCACCTCTACAGGATGAATTATATGGGATTTGTGCag AAGCATATAGATACTAATGCTGATATTACAGTTTCTTGTGTCCCTATGGATGATAG CCGAGCATCGGACTATGGTTTGATGAAGATCGACGACAAGGGTCGTATCATTCAATTTGCAGAAAAACCAAAGGGTCCTGCACTTAAAGAGATG AAAGTTGACACGTCTATTCTTGGGCTGTCAGAAGAAGATGCGGCTCAGTTTCCCTACATTGCGTCAATGGGCGTTTATGTATTCAAAACCGATGTCTTGCTAAAGCTTTTAAGATTGAGCTACCcttcttctaatgattttgGCTCAGAAATCATTCCTTCTGCTGTCAAAAATCATAATGTTCAG GCTTATTTGTTCAATGACTATTGGGAGGATATCGGAACGATAAGATCCTTCTTCGATGCCAACTTGGCTCTAACCGAACAG CCGCCTAAGTTTGACTTTAGCGATCCGAAGACACCATTTTTCACTTCTCCAAGATACTTGCCTCCTACCAAAATGGAGAAATGCAAG ATTGTTGGTGCTATAATTTCACATGGGTGTTTCTTGCATGAATGCTACATCGAACACTCGATTGTGGGTGTTCGCTCGCGCTTAGACACGGGTGTTGAGCTTAAg GATACAATGATGCTTGGTGCCGACTTCTACCAAACTGAATCGGAAATTGCAGCGATGTTAGCTGAAGGAAAGGTCCCCATTGGTGTTGGCCGGAATACAAAAATCAG AAATTGCATAATTGACAAGAACGCAAAGATTGGAAAAGATGTGATCATTGAAAATAAAGAT GGTGTTGAAGAAGCTGATAGGCCAGAAGAAGGATTCTACATTAGATCTGGGCTCACTGTAATATTGAAGAATGCTACTATAAAGGATGGCACCATTATATAA